A window from Leptothermofonsia sichuanensis E412 encodes these proteins:
- a CDS encoding UDP-N-acetylmuramoyl-L-alanyl-D-glutamate--2,6-diaminopimelate ligase, translating to MKLRTLLAAVPEMVLPEHPALEQEVKGLATNSLACQPGDLFIGMPGTRVDGGDFWAGAIAAGAIAAVVSLPAAEKATANGQPGKSSSQPCILPAPDMVRACAQLAGAFYGYPARQMKLVGVTGTNGKTTTTHLIEFLLNQAQKPTALMGTLYARWGSYQQTAAHTTPFAVELQRQLAEAQAAGSEYGVMEVSSHALAQGRVMGCPFEVAVFTNLTQDHLDFHRDMDDYFAAKALLFSPDYLQGRAIVNWDDPYGQRLIQPLERSRLWSYSTHESSADLWTSDLVYGPDGVRGILHTPQGEAAFQSPLVGQFNLSNLLAAVGAALHLGLELEAIVKVLPQFSGVPGRMEQVQIAPDQDISVIVDYAHTPDSLENLLRAARPFIPGKMICVFGCGGDRDRGKRPQMGRIAADLADVVYVTSDNPRTEDPHRILQDILAGIPDSIAPVVIADRAVAIRTAILQAQPGDGVLIAGKGHEDYQILGTEKIHFDDREQAREALKERNH from the coding sequence ATGAAGTTGCGAACATTACTGGCTGCTGTTCCTGAAATGGTGTTACCGGAGCATCCGGCTCTGGAGCAGGAGGTAAAGGGGCTGGCAACCAACTCCCTTGCCTGCCAGCCGGGGGACTTGTTTATTGGGATGCCGGGAACCCGTGTGGATGGGGGAGACTTTTGGGCAGGGGCGATCGCGGCGGGGGCGATCGCAGCGGTGGTTTCGCTTCCGGCAGCGGAGAAGGCGACAGCCAATGGGCAACCAGGGAAAAGCAGTAGTCAACCCTGCATTCTCCCGGCACCGGATATGGTGCGGGCCTGCGCTCAGTTGGCGGGTGCCTTCTATGGCTATCCTGCCCGCCAGATGAAGCTGGTCGGGGTGACGGGAACCAATGGGAAAACAACGACGACCCATTTGATTGAGTTTCTGCTGAATCAGGCGCAGAAACCCACTGCCCTGATGGGGACTCTCTATGCCCGCTGGGGCAGCTATCAGCAAACGGCAGCCCATACAACTCCCTTTGCCGTGGAGCTACAGCGTCAGCTTGCCGAAGCTCAGGCGGCTGGAAGTGAATACGGGGTGATGGAGGTCAGTTCCCATGCCCTGGCCCAGGGTCGGGTGATGGGTTGCCCGTTTGAGGTGGCTGTCTTTACTAACCTGACCCAGGATCATCTGGATTTTCACCGTGATATGGACGACTACTTTGCCGCAAAGGCGTTACTGTTCAGCCCGGACTACCTCCAGGGGCGGGCGATCGTGAACTGGGATGACCCTTACGGGCAGAGATTGATTCAGCCACTTGAGCGATCGCGCCTCTGGAGCTACAGCACCCACGAGTCCAGTGCGGATTTGTGGACCAGTGATCTGGTGTATGGTCCAGATGGGGTGCGAGGGATTCTCCATACGCCTCAGGGTGAGGCAGCATTTCAGTCCCCGCTGGTGGGGCAGTTTAATCTCTCTAACCTGCTGGCAGCGGTGGGAGCGGCCCTGCACCTGGGACTGGAGTTGGAAGCCATTGTCAAGGTGCTGCCCCAGTTCAGTGGCGTACCGGGACGGATGGAGCAGGTTCAGATTGCCCCAGATCAGGACATCAGCGTGATTGTGGACTATGCCCACACTCCCGATAGTCTGGAAAATCTATTGCGGGCTGCTCGCCCCTTCATTCCCGGCAAAATGATCTGTGTGTTTGGCTGCGGGGGCGATCGCGATCGGGGCAAACGTCCCCAGATGGGGCGAATTGCCGCTGACCTGGCAGATGTGGTCTATGTCACCTCAGACAATCCCCGCACCGAAGACCCGCATCGGATTTTGCAGGATATCCTAGCAGGCATCCCGGATTCCATAGCACCAGTGGTAATCGCTGATCGCGCCGTTGCCATTCGGACGGCGATTCTGCAAGCCCAACCGGGAGATGGCGTTCTGATTGCGGGTAAGGGACACGA
- a CDS encoding glutaredoxin family protein — MKLILYSKPGCHLCEGLQEKLEQIRSFELELEVRDITTREDWFQAYQYEVPVLFLASPPFPPSSSPPTLLPIPRPSPRSTVAQLEQMLQKYRQDDRRE, encoded by the coding sequence ATGAAGCTAATTTTATATAGCAAACCAGGGTGCCATCTCTGTGAAGGGTTACAGGAAAAGCTGGAGCAGATTCGGAGTTTTGAGCTGGAACTGGAAGTCCGGGATATCACCACCCGTGAAGACTGGTTCCAGGCATATCAGTATGAAGTGCCAGTATTGTTTCTGGCTTCTCCTCCTTTTCCACCCTCTTCCTCTCCCCCCACCCTCCTCCCCATTCCTCGCCCTTCTCCCCGCTCAACAGTGGCACAGTTGGAGCAGATGTTACAGAAATACAGGCAGGACGATCGCAGAGAATAG
- the cysH gene encoding phosphoadenosine phosphosulfate reductase codes for MTQSTEPLVQPASLDLRKLNQKFEKAHPKDILTWCVVNIPTRLVQTSAFNVDDMLITDLLYRALKPAQPVPVLFLETLHHFPQTLELVARAKAIYQLDLKVYKIKGVKTREAFAARYGEALWEKDIERFAQLTKIEPLQRGLKELGAIAWITGCRRDQTTARKDMPIFELDQQQRLKVNPLANWERKETWAYVFEHDVIYNPLHDQGYPSIGDEPLTRPVRDGADERAGRWRGMDGKSGSGFHF; via the coding sequence ATGACTCAGTCTACGGAACCACTGGTTCAACCCGCCAGCCTCGACCTCAGGAAGCTCAACCAGAAGTTTGAAAAAGCCCATCCCAAAGATATCTTGACCTGGTGTGTGGTGAATATACCCACCCGGCTGGTTCAGACCAGTGCATTCAATGTAGATGACATGCTGATTACGGATTTGTTGTACCGTGCTCTGAAGCCAGCGCAGCCTGTCCCTGTCCTTTTTCTCGAAACGCTACACCATTTTCCCCAAACCCTGGAACTGGTTGCCAGGGCAAAGGCGATCTATCAACTTGACCTGAAAGTTTACAAGATTAAAGGGGTGAAAACGCGGGAAGCTTTTGCTGCCAGGTATGGCGAAGCTCTTTGGGAAAAGGATATCGAGCGATTTGCCCAACTGACCAAAATTGAACCATTGCAGCGGGGATTGAAAGAATTGGGTGCGATCGCCTGGATCACGGGATGTCGTCGCGATCAGACAACGGCCCGCAAGGACATGCCCATTTTTGAGTTAGACCAGCAACAGCGTTTGAAGGTAAATCCCCTGGCCAATTGGGAACGTAAAGAAACCTGGGCATACGTGTTTGAACATGATGTCATCTATAATCCGCTGCATGATCAGGGTTATCCCAGCATTGGAGACGAACCGCTGACCCGTCCAGTCAGGGATGGAGCGGATGAACGGGCTGGTCGCTGGCGGGGAATGGATGGCAAATCCGGGTCTGGCTTTCACTTTTAA
- a CDS encoding zinc ribbon domain-containing protein: protein MPECPRCHQTVDSTAIACPYCRTPLKAYGHPGMTLYHATEKEPLCLSCTYHEDDTCTLPKRPDARDCMLYSDRNQPPGSITLPGYSYDFQVKTWIKRNFGWLLLLGILLVSLLLTLLR from the coding sequence ATGCCTGAATGTCCTCGTTGCCACCAGACTGTTGATAGCACCGCGATCGCCTGTCCCTATTGCCGTACCCCCTTGAAAGCTTACGGTCATCCTGGGATGACGCTGTATCATGCCACGGAAAAGGAGCCGCTGTGTCTGTCCTGTACTTACCATGAGGATGATACCTGTACGTTGCCGAAGCGTCCTGATGCCAGGGATTGTATGTTGTATAGCGATCGCAACCAGCCCCCTGGGTCAATCACTTTACCGGGTTACTCCTATGACTTTCAGGTCAAAACCTGGATCAAACGCAATTTCGGCTGGCTTCTTTTGCTGGGTATCCTTCTGGTCAGCCTGCTCCTGACGTTATTGAGATAA
- a CDS encoding efflux RND transporter periplasmic adaptor subunit: protein MSGENFNPHPTQSVSREEPAPPQEPQETEEKQPVPRWRRFLVPGIIGLLVLGGLGWILFNRVVIPLMAFSQMKFEPTPVPLANPKAATIEDSSDYAASLDSRQSVTLQPQVSGQVLEIYVKAGDRVQAGDPILQINAREQQAQVTSRQAAVATAVANVEAAQAAVANEIDSLKAEQARRAAAVANVELAQREYERYQALYRQGAESQQMADQKLNALQTAQATLRQVDADIRAQQASVNQARANVVSNQRALEQAQANVSEGDAQLQYYTIRAPFTGMVGDIPVKVGDYVSPSTQLANVTQNRELEVRIQIPLDRAPDLRVGLPVKLLDDQNRVLQNGRVSYVAPNVNASTQSVEVKAAFANAGNLRTSQFVRARVIWATRPGVLVPTMAISRLGGRDFIFVAAPLKDSGCKAPAASGFGPPPPSNPDLLVAVQKPIQLGRIVGNDQEVLEGITPGDRFVTAGILQLQNCTPIAEAPSAIQASQK, encoded by the coding sequence ATGAGCGGCGAAAATTTTAATCCACATCCGACGCAATCCGTTTCCAGGGAAGAGCCTGCCCCTCCCCAGGAACCCCAGGAAACGGAAGAAAAACAACCCGTCCCCCGTTGGCGACGATTTCTGGTCCCCGGCATAATTGGGTTACTGGTGCTGGGTGGGCTTGGCTGGATCCTGTTCAATCGAGTCGTCATTCCACTGATGGCCTTCAGCCAGATGAAGTTTGAGCCTACCCCTGTTCCCCTGGCAAATCCAAAGGCGGCAACCATTGAAGATAGCTCTGACTATGCCGCCAGCCTGGATTCGCGCCAATCGGTTACCCTCCAGCCCCAGGTGTCGGGGCAGGTGTTAGAAATTTATGTAAAGGCGGGCGATCGCGTCCAGGCAGGGGACCCCATCCTGCAAATTAATGCCAGAGAGCAGCAAGCTCAGGTGACCAGTCGGCAGGCAGCGGTTGCCACAGCGGTTGCCAATGTCGAGGCAGCCCAGGCGGCTGTTGCTAACGAAATAGATAGTCTCAAAGCAGAGCAGGCGCGGCGGGCAGCAGCGGTTGCCAATGTGGAACTGGCTCAGCGAGAGTATGAGCGCTATCAGGCACTCTACCGCCAGGGGGCTGAAAGCCAGCAGATGGCGGACCAGAAGCTGAACGCCCTGCAAACTGCCCAGGCCACTTTGCGCCAGGTGGACGCGGATATTCGGGCGCAGCAAGCCTCTGTCAATCAGGCAAGAGCCAATGTTGTCAGTAACCAACGGGCGCTGGAACAGGCTCAGGCAAATGTGTCTGAAGGGGATGCCCAGCTTCAGTACTATACAATTCGGGCACCGTTTACGGGAATGGTGGGCGACATTCCAGTCAAGGTGGGGGACTATGTCAGCCCCTCTACCCAACTGGCGAATGTAACCCAGAACCGGGAGTTGGAGGTACGGATCCAGATTCCGCTGGATCGAGCGCCTGACCTGCGAGTCGGATTGCCCGTGAAATTGCTGGATGACCAGAATAGGGTGTTACAGAATGGGCGCGTTTCCTATGTGGCTCCCAATGTTAATGCTTCAACCCAGTCGGTTGAGGTGAAGGCCGCTTTTGCCAATGCAGGCAATCTGCGGACTTCTCAATTTGTCCGTGCCAGGGTGATCTGGGCAACGCGACCGGGGGTACTGGTGCCAACCATGGCCATTTCTCGCCTGGGTGGACGCGACTTTATTTTTGTTGCAGCGCCTTTGAAGGATTCTGGCTGTAAAGCTCCGGCTGCATCTGGATTTGGGCCACCCCCACCCTCAAACCCGGACCTGCTGGTGGCGGTTCAGAAGCCAATTCAATTGGGCAGGATTGTGGGCAATGACCAGGAAGTGCTGGAGGGCATAACGCCAGGCGATCGCTTTGTCACCGCCGGTATCCTGCAACTGCAAAACTGTACCCCCATTGCAGAAGCGCCCTCAGCCATCCAGGCTTCCCAAAAATAA
- a CDS encoding efflux RND transporter permease subunit, whose translation MIILSISDFFIRRPVFASVCSIVITLLGIASIPTLPVAQYPDIAPPQVTVTSNYVGASAEVVESTVTNILERELNGVRGLRYISSTSANDGTSNINLTFDLGTDQDIAAVDVQNRVSTVQSRLPAPVTQTGVQVSKANNNFLLAIGIYSDRDEKTGRDIYDDVYLSNYADLYISDALKRVKGVGGLQIFGERKYAMRLWLDPERLASRGLTPQDVVTALRQQNLQVGAGQIGQPPTIPGQQYQYAVTAQGRLKDAAEFGELVVKTTDTGTLVRLKDVGRAELGAENYSSVLRFTPSDRVSHRGIGLGITQQFGSNALDVSRAVRAEMKNLSASFPPGMHYAVAFDSTTFIEAGAREVVLSLLLAIALVVLVIFLFLQNWRSALIASIAIPVALIGTFVFVRALNFSINTLTLFGLTLATGLVVDDAIVIVEDITRRIQEEGMRPVQAAIASMNSLFGAVIATSIVLITVFVPVAFFPGTTGQLYRQFALTIAFSITVSTFNAITLTPMLSALLLRRGQTPNNWFFNAINRFIDRTREGYSHNVSSLLKRKGIVLGVFSLALVLTYGIYTIVPSGFLPDEDQGYFITIVQAPEGVSLEYTEKVLEQAEGIMKEVPEIESIFAVGGFSFSGATPNNGLIFTLLKPWDERKGANQSVASVIGGFFPKPFGLFPKLTSIQEAIVVPFSPPAIQGLGNFGGFDFNLQDRTGFGFDTIGEVLGKFMARATTYPSAQNPQLTGLRPTFNANTPQITVEVDRVRANQLQVSVEDIFNTLQVFLGSTYVNDFNQFNRAYRVYVQADGQFRANPEDIKKLYVRSQTGEMIPLGNLVKVNQTIGPSIISHYNLFRSVNISGSPAMGVSSGQAIKAMEAVARETLPRGFGYEWSGLSLEEVQAGGSALFIFGLGIVFVFLTLAAQYENYLDPLIIMLTVPLAILGALVAVLLKGTANDVYTQIGFVMLIGMASKNGILIVEFANQLCEEGLSITEAVIEACRERLRPILMTAISTMIGALPLFLATGAGAASRQSLGTAIIGGMSVATVLSLFIVPVLYVLIKSLERRFSRRRQPTLAEARVDDSYDGNGSGRAQRERTSTHRSPDREA comes from the coding sequence ATGATTATTCTGTCTATCTCCGACTTTTTTATTCGGCGTCCCGTCTTTGCCTCGGTCTGCTCCATTGTCATTACCCTGCTGGGGATTGCTTCCATTCCCACCTTGCCGGTGGCGCAGTATCCCGATATTGCCCCGCCTCAGGTGACGGTCACCTCTAACTACGTGGGTGCCAGTGCCGAGGTGGTGGAATCAACGGTCACTAATATTCTGGAGCGAGAACTGAACGGCGTTCGGGGGTTGCGGTATATCTCATCCACCAGTGCCAATGATGGTACCAGTAACATTAACCTGACTTTTGATCTGGGCACCGATCAGGATATTGCAGCGGTAGACGTACAAAACCGGGTGTCTACGGTGCAGTCCCGCTTACCTGCCCCTGTTACCCAGACGGGCGTTCAGGTATCGAAGGCAAACAACAACTTCCTGCTGGCGATCGGCATCTATTCAGATCGGGATGAAAAAACCGGGCGGGACATTTATGATGACGTTTACCTGAGTAACTATGCTGATCTGTATATCAGTGATGCTCTGAAGCGGGTCAAGGGGGTTGGCGGGCTACAGATTTTTGGTGAGCGGAAGTACGCCATGCGGCTCTGGCTTGATCCAGAGCGGCTTGCCAGTCGGGGGCTGACACCCCAGGATGTGGTGACCGCACTCCGACAACAAAATTTGCAAGTGGGGGCTGGGCAAATTGGACAACCACCCACGATTCCCGGACAGCAGTATCAGTACGCGGTGACTGCCCAGGGTCGTTTGAAGGATGCTGCGGAATTTGGTGAATTAGTTGTCAAGACAACAGATACAGGCACCTTAGTGCGCCTTAAAGATGTGGGGCGGGCTGAATTGGGGGCAGAAAACTACAGTTCGGTATTGCGGTTTACGCCTAGCGATCGCGTCTCCCACCGGGGTATTGGCCTGGGCATTACCCAGCAATTTGGCAGCAATGCGCTGGATGTGTCCCGGGCAGTCCGGGCAGAGATGAAGAACCTGTCGGCCAGTTTTCCGCCCGGAATGCACTATGCCGTTGCCTTTGACTCCACGACCTTCATTGAAGCAGGGGCGCGGGAAGTGGTCCTGTCGCTGTTGCTGGCGATCGCCCTCGTGGTTCTGGTCATCTTTCTATTCCTGCAAAACTGGCGATCGGCGTTGATTGCCTCGATTGCCATTCCTGTTGCCCTGATTGGGACGTTTGTGTTTGTGCGGGCGCTCAACTTTTCCATTAACACCCTCACCCTGTTTGGGTTGACGCTGGCAACGGGTCTGGTGGTGGATGACGCGATTGTAATTGTGGAGGATATTACCCGCCGCATTCAGGAAGAGGGAATGCGACCTGTACAGGCCGCGATCGCATCCATGAATTCCCTGTTTGGAGCGGTGATTGCCACCTCAATTGTTCTGATTACAGTGTTTGTCCCGGTTGCCTTTTTCCCTGGCACCACCGGGCAACTCTACAGGCAGTTTGCGCTCACGATCGCCTTTTCAATCACCGTTTCAACGTTCAATGCCATTACCCTGACGCCCATGTTGTCTGCCCTGCTGTTGCGACGGGGGCAGACTCCCAACAACTGGTTTTTCAATGCCATTAACCGCTTCATTGACCGGACCCGTGAAGGGTACAGTCATAACGTCAGCAGCCTCCTGAAGCGCAAGGGGATCGTGCTTGGGGTATTTTCTCTGGCACTGGTATTGACCTATGGCATCTACACCATCGTCCCGTCAGGGTTCCTGCCAGATGAGGACCAGGGCTACTTTATTACGATTGTGCAGGCACCGGAAGGCGTATCCCTTGAGTACACCGAAAAGGTGTTAGAGCAGGCAGAAGGGATCATGAAGGAGGTGCCAGAGATTGAGAGTATTTTTGCTGTGGGGGGGTTTAGTTTCAGTGGTGCCACTCCCAACAATGGGTTGATTTTTACCCTGCTGAAACCGTGGGATGAACGCAAAGGCGCAAACCAGTCCGTGGCTTCTGTGATTGGTGGTTTTTTCCCAAAACCCTTTGGCTTGTTTCCCAAATTAACATCCATTCAGGAGGCGATCGTGGTTCCCTTTTCGCCTCCAGCTATTCAGGGGTTGGGGAACTTTGGTGGGTTTGACTTCAATTTACAGGATCGGACCGGGTTTGGGTTTGACACCATTGGCGAGGTGCTGGGCAAATTTATGGCACGGGCAACCACCTATCCTTCTGCCCAGAATCCCCAGTTGACAGGATTGCGTCCCACGTTTAATGCCAATACACCCCAGATTACGGTGGAAGTCGATCGCGTCCGCGCCAACCAGCTACAAGTCTCTGTTGAGGATATCTTCAACACACTCCAGGTGTTTCTGGGTTCCACCTATGTGAATGACTTTAACCAATTCAACCGGGCATACCGCGTATATGTTCAGGCAGATGGCCAGTTCCGAGCTAATCCAGAGGATATCAAGAAGCTGTATGTGCGATCACAAACCGGGGAGATGATTCCCCTGGGCAATCTGGTCAAGGTGAATCAAACCATTGGTCCCTCAATCATCAGTCACTATAACCTCTTCCGTTCCGTCAATATTAGCGGTAGCCCCGCGATGGGTGTCAGTTCTGGTCAGGCAATTAAAGCAATGGAAGCCGTTGCCAGAGAAACTCTACCCAGAGGGTTTGGCTATGAGTGGTCGGGGCTGTCTCTGGAAGAAGTCCAGGCGGGTGGCTCTGCCCTGTTTATTTTTGGGTTAGGGATTGTATTTGTTTTCCTCACCCTGGCAGCCCAATACGAGAACTACCTCGATCCACTGATTATTATGCTGACCGTGCCGCTGGCAATTTTGGGGGCACTGGTCGCTGTTCTACTGAAGGGAACGGCCAATGATGTTTACACTCAGATTGGTTTCGTCATGCTGATTGGGATGGCAAGTAAGAACGGCATTTTAATCGTGGAGTTTGCTAACCAGCTCTGTGAAGAGGGTTTGAGCATTACTGAAGCCGTAATTGAAGCCTGCCGAGAACGCCTGCGCCCCATTCTGATGACAGCCATTTCAACCATGATTGGTGCCCTGCCATTGTTTCTGGCTACTGGAGCAGGGGCGGCTTCACGTCAATCCCTGGGGACAGCCATTATCGGAGGCATGAGTGTGGCAACCGTCCTGAGTTTGTTTATTGTTCCCGTGCTATATGTGCTGATCAAGTCCTTGGAAAGGCGGTTCTCTCGTCGTCGCCAACCGACTCTGGCTGAGGCAAGGGTTGACGACTCCTATGATGGCAACGGTTCGGGGCGTGCCCAGCGGGAAAGAACCTCGACTCACCGTTCGCCCGATAGAGAAGCCTGA
- a CDS encoding DUF4342 domain-containing protein → MTNIQEPGPVQDSRQNTETESLPVMTDTPQEPPQQEDVRVEEFKISGDALVARIKELIHQGNIRRIILKTEEGNTLIEIPMTVGVVGGVLSAALFPVIAAIGVIGAMVAHLTVVIEKKV, encoded by the coding sequence ATGACCAATATTCAGGAACCAGGACCTGTCCAGGATTCACGACAAAACACGGAGACTGAATCTCTACCAGTGATGACGGATACCCCTCAAGAACCGCCCCAACAGGAGGATGTGCGAGTCGAAGAATTTAAGATTAGTGGCGATGCCTTAGTGGCCAGAATCAAAGAACTGATCCATCAGGGCAACATCCGGCGCATCATCCTTAAAACTGAAGAGGGCAACACACTGATTGAAATACCAATGACGGTTGGGGTTGTGGGTGGTGTTTTGAGTGCCGCCCTATTTCCAGTAATTGCTGCGATCGGAGTGATTGGAGCAATGGTTGCCCATTTGACTGTGGTGATTGAAAAGAAAGTCTGA